In Streptomyces puniciscabiei, a single genomic region encodes these proteins:
- a CDS encoding DoxX family protein, with protein MILSASLTCLIALIFALLGAAKILALGPMPELAAHAGFTTAAYRVIGGLELAGAIGVALGPVVPLCGGLAGIGLLMLLAGAVTTHVRKGDRLTKLLPAVTCAALVAWYLVLLAGL; from the coding sequence GTGATCCTCTCCGCCTCCCTGACCTGCCTCATCGCGTTGATCTTCGCCCTGCTGGGCGCGGCCAAGATCCTGGCCCTGGGTCCGATGCCCGAGCTCGCCGCCCACGCCGGCTTCACCACGGCGGCCTACCGGGTCATCGGCGGGCTGGAGCTGGCGGGCGCGATCGGCGTGGCCCTCGGCCCGGTCGTACCGCTGTGCGGCGGCCTGGCCGGCATCGGACTGCTGATGCTGCTCGCCGGTGCCGTGACCACGCACGTACGCAAGGGCGACCGGCTGACCAAGCTCCTCCCCGCGGTGACATGCGCGGCCCTGGTCGCCTGGTATCTCGTACTCCTCGCCGGCCTCTGA
- a CDS encoding acetoacetate--CoA ligase — MTTPHSTPCPEPFLPPDPQAAAGSRIADFARWAARHQGAEGIPDPTDYQALHHWSVTDLEGFWAAVWEYFDIDATTPYERVLAEETMPGARWFPGATLNYAHHALRNLHPDAPAITALDETGAACEITGRQLRAQVASVAATLRDLGVGQGDRVVGYLPNTPHAVIAFLAAASLGAVWSVCGQDYAPKAAADRFAQLEPTVLITADGYLFNGTRHDRRAASLDLAAALPTLKATVLVDHLGLAWPATRAARLTVPWEDAAGRTEYLAITPVPFDHPLWIVFSSGTTGLPKGIVHGHGGVLLEHLKILGLHCDLGVGDRLLWYTTTHWMMWNLVVSTLLTGAATCTYDGSPAPVARPDVLWELAARHQVTVFGTSPQYLLAMAKLGVDPAVHDLSAIRAIGSTGSALPASAYPWVRDHVGAGVQLASTSGGTDVVSGFAGSTPTTPVWAGELSAPNLGVALAAYDGAGRPVVDQVGELVVTRPMPSMPLYFWNDPDGSRYRDAYFSAYPGVWRHGDWITLTSHGSVIVHGRSDATLNRNGVRLGSADIHDIVERLPEIAEALVIGAEEPDGGYWMPLFVVLADGVGLDESLCEKIRDAIRTGASPRHVPDEILAVPAIPHTKTGKKLEVPVKRLLQGAPAEQVLNPSAVDNPALIAHFAGLGAERRQARRPHTPEGAS; from the coding sequence ATGACCACCCCGCACTCCACACCCTGTCCGGAGCCCTTCCTGCCGCCCGACCCCCAAGCGGCCGCCGGCAGCCGCATCGCGGACTTCGCCCGCTGGGCCGCCCGGCACCAGGGCGCCGAAGGGATTCCGGACCCGACCGACTACCAGGCCCTGCACCACTGGTCCGTCACGGACCTGGAAGGATTCTGGGCCGCGGTGTGGGAGTACTTCGACATCGACGCCACCACTCCGTACGAGCGGGTGCTGGCCGAGGAGACCATGCCCGGCGCCCGCTGGTTCCCCGGCGCCACCCTCAACTACGCCCACCACGCACTGCGCAACCTGCACCCGGACGCGCCCGCGATCACCGCACTGGACGAGACCGGAGCCGCCTGCGAGATCACGGGCCGGCAGCTGCGCGCCCAGGTCGCCTCCGTCGCGGCCACCCTGCGCGACCTGGGCGTCGGCCAGGGTGACCGGGTGGTCGGCTACCTGCCCAACACCCCCCACGCCGTCATCGCCTTCCTCGCCGCCGCCAGCCTGGGCGCGGTGTGGTCGGTGTGCGGCCAGGACTACGCACCCAAGGCCGCCGCCGACCGCTTCGCCCAGCTCGAACCCACGGTGCTCATCACGGCGGACGGCTACCTCTTCAACGGCACCCGTCACGACCGCCGCGCCGCCTCCCTCGACCTCGCCGCCGCCCTTCCCACGCTCAAGGCCACGGTCCTCGTGGACCACCTTGGCCTTGCGTGGCCCGCGACCCGGGCCGCGAGACTGACGGTTCCCTGGGAGGACGCGGCCGGCCGCACCGAGTACCTCGCCATCACCCCGGTTCCGTTCGACCACCCGCTGTGGATCGTCTTCTCCTCCGGCACGACGGGGCTGCCCAAAGGCATCGTCCACGGCCACGGAGGCGTCCTGCTGGAACACCTCAAGATCCTCGGCCTGCACTGCGACCTGGGCGTCGGGGACCGCCTGCTGTGGTACACCACCACCCACTGGATGATGTGGAACCTGGTCGTCTCCACCCTGCTGACCGGTGCCGCCACCTGCACCTACGACGGCAGCCCCGCGCCGGTGGCGCGCCCGGACGTCCTGTGGGAGCTGGCGGCCCGCCACCAGGTCACCGTCTTCGGCACCAGTCCCCAGTACCTGCTGGCCATGGCCAAGCTCGGCGTCGACCCCGCCGTGCACGACCTGTCGGCGATCCGCGCCATCGGCAGCACCGGCTCCGCCCTGCCGGCCTCCGCCTACCCCTGGGTCCGCGACCACGTCGGCGCAGGCGTCCAGCTCGCCTCCACCAGCGGCGGCACGGACGTCGTCTCCGGCTTCGCCGGCAGCACCCCCACCACCCCGGTGTGGGCGGGTGAACTGTCGGCCCCCAACCTCGGCGTGGCCCTCGCGGCGTACGACGGCGCGGGCCGGCCGGTCGTCGACCAGGTCGGCGAACTGGTCGTCACCCGCCCCATGCCGTCGATGCCGCTGTACTTCTGGAACGACCCCGACGGCAGCCGCTACCGCGACGCCTACTTCAGCGCCTATCCGGGCGTGTGGCGGCACGGGGACTGGATCACCCTCACCTCCCACGGCTCGGTGATCGTGCACGGCCGCTCCGACGCCACGCTCAACCGCAACGGCGTACGGCTGGGCAGCGCCGACATCCACGACATCGTCGAACGCCTCCCCGAGATCGCCGAGGCCCTCGTCATCGGTGCGGAGGAACCCGACGGCGGTTACTGGATGCCACTGTTCGTGGTCCTCGCCGACGGGGTCGGTCTGGACGAGTCCCTGTGCGAGAAGATCCGCGACGCGATCCGCACCGGCGCCTCACCCCGCCACGTCCCCGACGAGATCCTCGCCGTGCCGGCCATCCCGCACACGAAGACCGGCAAGAAGCTCGAGGTCCCGGTCAAGCGCCTCCTCCAGGGCGCACCCGCCGAGCAGGTCCTCAACCCCTCCGCGGTCGACAACCCCGCCCTGATCGCCCACTTCGCCGGCCTGGGCGCCGAACGCCGCCAGGCCCGCCGCCCGCACACCCCCGAAGGCGCCTCGTGA